In the Flavobacteriales bacterium genome, TCGTTGAGGACGGCAAGGTGAAGGACAGCCACTACGAGCTGCTGGACGTGGACCCGGAGAAGTACCCGGCGGACCAGGGTATGCTCCAACTTGTTGACGAGGTGAGCGCGCCCTACAAGGACCAGTTGGGCAAGGTCGTCGGCAGCACGAGGAACACCTTGGTGCGCTACTACGTGATCGAGAACCCGATGGACAACCTGATCACGGACGCGCTGATGTGGAAGTTGAAGCCCGACATCGCGATCAGCAACGGCTTCCGTTTCTGCCCGCCGATCGTGGCGGATGGAAAGACCCCGACGCCCATCACCAACGACCACCTCTGGAGCATGATCCCGGTGGACAGCGACGCCAAGTACGGTGAGGCGACCGGTCAGCAGGTGTGGGACTGGCTGGAGAAGGAACTGCACAACGTGTTCGCGAAGGATCCGGCGAAGCGCTTCGGCGGCTGGGTGGTGCGGTTCAAGGGCATGACGGCCAATTTCACCATGCACAACGACATGGGGAAGCGCGTGAACTGGATCAAGGTGGGCGGCAAGCCCATCGATCGCGCGCGCACCTACCTCATCGCCGCCTGCGAACGCGAAGGCGATCCGGATGACACGCTCTGCCGCCTGGAAAAGGTGTCGAACCCGCGCCGCGCGAACATCACCATGCACACCATCCTGCGCGAGTACTTCGGCAAGTTCTCGCCCGTGACACCGAAGGTGGAAGGGCGGATCACCGCCACGGACGCGCCGCAGGACCTGCTGAGCCAGTTGGAGGGGTACGACTACGAGTTCCGTTGAACCCAACACGACCTGCCATGAAGACCAATGCGATCGGACTCGACCGGAAGAAGGCCGCGAAGCTGGCCGAAAAGCTCAACGTCCTGCTGGCGAACTACTCGATCTTCTACCAGAACACACGGGGTTACCACTGGAACATCAAGGGCGAAAAGTTCTTCGAACTGCATCTGAAGTTCGAGGAGCTGTACAACGACCTGCTGCTGAAGATCGACGAGGTGGCGGAGCGGATCCTCACCCTTGGAGCGACACCGGCGCACAACTACAGCGACTACCGCAAGGAGGCCACCATCAGGGAAAGTCGTCAGGTGAGCGACGGTAACGCGGCCGTGAAGGACATCCTGACCGCGTTCAACACCGTGATCACCCTGCAGCGCGAGCTGTTGGAACTGAGCGCCGATGCGAACGACGAAGGGACCAACGCCCTGATGAGCGATTACATCCGCGCCCAGGAGAAACTGGTGTGGATGTACTCGGCCTATCTGGGCAGGTGACCGGACCGCGCCGCTCACTTCGTTGCTCCGGCCAGTGCGATCGCCGAACGGATGTCCGGGCACAGGCGCCCTTCCATCGGTAGTCCGGCGTCCTGGATGGAGCCCTGCACCTCCGGCCGCACATCGGTGAGCAGGACGCGCACGTGGCGCCGCTCCATCGTCCGGATGATGTCCTGCAGCCGGTGCAGCCCCGTGGCGTCGATGAAGGGCACATGGCGCATGCGCAGGATCAGCACGCGGTGGTGATCGCCCACCTGGCGGATGGTCTCGGCGAAGGTCTGCGCCGCACCGAAGAAGAGCGGTCCGTTGATCTCGAAGATCACCACATGCGAGGGCACCGTGCCCAACTCGGATTCGAACAGCTTCTCCGCGGTGCCGTCCGCGGCCCCCAGTTCGCTGAGCCGTGTGCTGTCGCTCATGCGCTTCATGAAGAGGAAGGCCGCCAGCACCAGGCCGATCTCGATGGCCACCACCAGGTCCACGAACGCGGTGAGCAGGAAGGTGACGAGCAGCACGGCCATGTCGTAGCGGCTGGTGCGGAACACGGCGATGAAGCTGTGGACCTCGGCCATGTTCCAGGCCACCACCACAAGGATCCCCGCCAGGCAGGCCATGGGGATCAGTGCGGCCCATTGCCCGGCCACCAGCAGGATCAGCAGCAGCACCGCGGCGTGCACCATGCCCGCCATCGGTGTTCGCCCACCGTTCTTGATGTTGGTGGCGGTGCGGGCGATGGCGCCGGTGGCCGGGATGCCGCCGAAGAGCGCGGACACCACGTTCGCCCCACCCTGGGCCACCAGCTCCATGTTGCTGCGGTGCCGGCCACCGATGCTGCCATCGGCCACCACCGCGCTCAGCAGCGATTCGATGCCACCCAGCAGCGCAATGGCCAATGCGGGCCGGAGCAGTTCCTTGAAGGTGGCCAGGTCCACCCACGCGAAGTGTGGTGCCGGCAGGCTGGTGGGGATGCCCCCGTACCGCGATCCGATGGTGTCCACGGGCAACTGGAACACCGTGACCGCGACCGTGGCCAGCACGATGGCCACCAGGGGCCCCGGGATCGCAGGCAGCATGCGCGGCATCAGCACGGTGATGGCGATGGTGCCTGCACCGATGGCGAAGGTGAGCGGGTCGAAGGCCGCCGCGTGCTGCAAATAGGCCCCCCACTTCTCCACGAGGTCCGCAGGCACGTGGGCGATGCCCAGCCCCAGCAGGTCGTTGACCTGCGTGGAGAAGATGATCACCGCGATCCCGGTGGTGAAGCCCACGATGAGCGTGTGCGGGAAATAGCGCAGCAAGGCCCCGGCACGCAAGAGGCCGAGCAGCACCAGCAGAACGCCGGCGATCAGCGTGGCGATGGTGAGCCCCTCCACGCCATGCTCCTGCACGATGCCGTAGATGATGACGATGAACGCGCCGGTGGGGCCACCGATCTGCACGCGGCTGCCACCGAAGGCGCTGATGAAGAAGCCCGCGACGATCGCCGTGATCAAGCCTTTTTCCGGGGTCACGCCCGAGGCGATGGCGAAGGCGATGGAGAGCGGCAAGGCCACGATGCCCACGATCACGCCGGCCAGTGCATCGCGCCGGAACTGCGGCATGGCATAGCCCCTTCCCAGTACCGAGAAGGACTTGGGCACGAACTCCGACCGGTCCCGATCCCCTTGCACAGCGGCCAAGGTACCGGTACATCACTCGGGGCACAGGACCGTGGCAAGCCCCTTTGCGAACCGGGTCCGGTTGGCATCGGCCCATCTCCGGTGACATCGATCACCGGTCACCTTTCCACGCAGCCGGACCTTTGCAGCATGAAACAGATGCTCCTTCTGCTCGCCCTTCTGGCCGGGCCCGTGATGCATGCGCAGGACCAGGCCCGCCAACACCGCATCGTGATGCAGCTCACCAGTGGTGACACCCTCGTCCACAAGAACCTGATGAAACAGTTCAGGAACATGCTGGAGGCCGCGCCCACGGCGAAGATCGAGGTGGTGTGCCACGGGCCCGGCATGGACATGCTGATGAGCGACAGCAGCGTGGTGGGAGCCAGGGTGAAGGAGTTCGCCGCCAAAGGCGTCGCCTTCACGGCCTGCGACAACACCATCCGCGAACGCCAGCTGGACCCCGCCAAGGTGTTGCCTGAGGCGGGCCATGTGAAGGCCGGCATCATCCACATCGTGGAGCGGCAGGAGGACGGTTGGAGCTACATCAAGGCCGGCTTCTAGGCATGTTCCATTTCCGACCGGACCGGTCGCAGTGCGGCCGGCCCGCGCTATTGATGGCCTCCCTGCTCGGCATCTCCGGTGCGCTGGTCGCGCAGCATGGCGAACAGGACGTGCCCAGCGCCGACAGCCTCCGCGGTACAAGCCACCTGTACGACATCATGAGGCAGGGCCGGCTGGATGGGCGGTTCAGGCTGTACGGCATGCTCACCGTGAACGACGGAGCCCCGGCCGACTACCATGCCGTGGCCTTCGGCGGGACCCTGGGCTTCACCTCCCAGCGCTGGCACGGGCTGCGGTTCAGGCTGAGCGGTGGATACACCTTCGACCTGGCCACGAGCGACCTCACGGAACCCGACCCGGTGACCGGGGCCGTGAACCGCTACGAGATCGGCCTGTACGACGTGAACGACCCCCGCCACACGAACGATCTTGCCTACCTGCACGAGTTCCAGCTCGACTGGCTGGGGCGTAATGAACGGACGCAGGTGGTGGTCGGCAAGCAGGAGCTCAACACCCCCTTCCTGAACCCGCAGGACGGGCGCATGCATCCCAGCCTGTTCGAGGGCATCTGGGCCCACCATCACACGCAGCGCGGATCCCGGTTCCAGGGCGGATGGCTGTATCGGGTGGCACCGCGCGGAGCCAGCGAGTGGTATCCCGTGGAGGAGAGCATGTCGGTGTTCCCGGTGGGCCGGAACATCCACGGTGAAGGTGCAGGCCATGGCGACCACCTGAACAGCGCCGGCATCTTCGCGGCCAGCGCCAGGCAGGACCTGGGGCGCAGGTGGCGGCTCACCGTGTGGGACCTGTACACGGAGAACGTGTTCAACAGCGCCCTCACCCAGGTGGACCTTGGAGGCGCAGAGGACCGGTGGAGCGCTTCAGCCATGGCCATCCGGCAGGATGCCACACACCACCGCGGAGCGCTGAACGACACGGTGCTCTACATGCCCCCCAGCGAGAG is a window encoding:
- a CDS encoding STAS domain-containing protein — encoded protein: MPQFRRDALAGVIVGIVALPLSIAFAIASGVTPEKGLITAIVAGFFISAFGGSRVQIGGPTGAFIVIIYGIVQEHGVEGLTIATLIAGVLLVLLGLLRAGALLRYFPHTLIVGFTTGIAVIIFSTQVNDLLGLGIAHVPADLVEKWGAYLQHAAAFDPLTFAIGAGTIAITVLMPRMLPAIPGPLVAIVLATVAVTVFQLPVDTIGSRYGGIPTSLPAPHFAWVDLATFKELLRPALAIALLGGIESLLSAVVADGSIGGRHRSNMELVAQGGANVVSALFGGIPATGAIARTATNIKNGGRTPMAGMVHAAVLLLILLVAGQWAALIPMACLAGILVVVAWNMAEVHSFIAVFRTSRYDMAVLLVTFLLTAFVDLVVAIEIGLVLAAFLFMKRMSDSTRLSELGAADGTAEKLFESELGTVPSHVVIFEINGPLFFGAAQTFAETIRQVGDHHRVLILRMRHVPFIDATGLHRLQDIIRTMERRHVRVLLTDVRPEVQGSIQDAGLPMEGRLCPDIRSAIALAGATK
- a CDS encoding DNA starvation/stationary phase protection protein, yielding MKTNAIGLDRKKAAKLAEKLNVLLANYSIFYQNTRGYHWNIKGEKFFELHLKFEELYNDLLLKIDEVAERILTLGATPAHNYSDYRKEATIRESRQVSDGNAAVKDILTAFNTVITLQRELLELSADANDEGTNALMSDYIRAQEKLVWMYSAYLGR
- a CDS encoding DsrE family protein yields the protein MKQMLLLLALLAGPVMHAQDQARQHRIVMQLTSGDTLVHKNLMKQFRNMLEAAPTAKIEVVCHGPGMDMLMSDSSVVGARVKEFAAKGVAFTACDNTIRERQLDPAKVLPEAGHVKAGIIHIVERQEDGWSYIKAGF